A genomic region of Limnohabitans curvus contains the following coding sequences:
- a CDS encoding type II toxin-antitoxin system RatA family toxin has translation MKTVHKSVLIWFSAEEMFALVTDVARYPEFLPWCDRAAVLENHADGATAQVGMSFGGFHKSFTTRNVHIEGRQVKLELVDGPFKHLDGTWDFHPLLDPNTQEPQRACRIELTLNYAFESMFGALVGPVFDKIAATLVDAFVKRAEQVYVA, from the coding sequence ATGAAAACCGTACACAAGTCCGTTCTTATCTGGTTCAGCGCTGAAGAAATGTTTGCGCTGGTCACCGATGTGGCCCGTTATCCCGAGTTTTTGCCTTGGTGCGACCGCGCTGCAGTGCTTGAAAATCACGCCGATGGCGCAACGGCCCAAGTGGGCATGAGCTTTGGTGGCTTTCACAAAAGCTTCACCACGCGCAACGTGCACATCGAAGGCCGTCAAGTCAAGCTAGAGCTGGTCGATGGCCCGTTCAAGCATTTGGACGGCACCTGGGATTTCCACCCGCTGCTCGACCCCAACACGCAAGAGCCGCAACGCGCTTGCCGCATTGAGCTGACCTTGAACTACGCTTTCGAGAGCATGTTTGGCGCCTTGGTGGGCCCCGTGTTCGACAAAATCGCGGCCACCTTGGTGGATGCCTTTGTGAAACGCGCAGAGCAGGTGTACGTCGCGTGA
- a CDS encoding efflux RND transporter permease subunit produces MLESLVRAALKQRLVVCVIAVVFLFFGLHAATKLSVDAFPDVTNVQVQIATEAPGRSPEEVERFATVPIEVAMTGLPGLTELRSLNKPGLSLITLVFTDSTSVYFARQLVMERLMEVGQRLPAGITPVLGPVSSGLGEVYQYTLEHTNDGNRELSEEELTQRRVVQDWVLRPLLRSIPGVAEINSQGGYVKQYHVLVNPERLRHYKISLSEVYDAVSRNNANSGGGVLPQAAEQYLIRGVGLIQGVNDLGQIVLKEINGTPVYMRDVAEIKLGHDVRQGALIKNGTTEAVGGIVMMMTGGNAKEVVSRIKTRVKEINDRGMLPNDLKVVPYYDRSELVDAALWTVTKVLIEGVVLVVIVLFLFLGDVRSSLIVVATLVLTPLLTFMAMNKLGISANLMSLGGLAIAIGLMVDGSVVVVENAYARLGRAAELGESKVRGILNAVLEVATPVIFGVGIIILVFLPLMTLQGMEGKMFAPLAYTIAIALAVSLVLSMTLSPVLSSYLLKPPVGDGDHDTPLIKALKSRYLKLLDLAMSNQKRTVQVSLATFVLAVLILPFLGTAFIPEMKEGSVVPGINRVPNISLNESIKMEMQAMKLVMTVPGVKSAISGLGRGESPADPQSVNESTPIVSLKPRSEWPSGWDQTDITNAMNDKLKVLPGVQIVMAQPISDRVDEMVTGVRSDIAVKVFGDDLDDLKRIANQIAKVAQTIQGAQDLRVERISGQQYLQIDIDRQAIARMGLNVSDVNDMIETAIGGKVASEVFEGERRFSAVVRLPERFRDNIEAISNIILNSANGAQARLADMAKIQVLDGPAQISREMAKRRIVVGINVKDRDLGSFVTELQAKVGDKVKLPEGYYLEWGGQFQNMERALGHLKVIVPITVAAIFFLLFLLFNSVKFATLIITVLPFASVGGVIGLFISGEYLSVPASVGFIALWGIAVLNGVVLVSYIRSLREGGMSVKDAVLEGARQRFRPVMMTATVAMLGLIPFLISDGPGSEVQRPLAIVVIGGLITCTLLTLVVVPTIYHWFDEAEPEA; encoded by the coding sequence ATGTTGGAATCTCTCGTTCGCGCTGCACTCAAGCAGCGCTTGGTGGTCTGCGTCATTGCCGTTGTCTTTTTGTTCTTTGGCTTGCATGCGGCCACCAAACTCTCGGTCGACGCTTTTCCTGACGTGACCAACGTCCAAGTGCAGATCGCCACCGAAGCGCCTGGGCGCTCGCCGGAAGAGGTTGAGCGGTTCGCCACCGTCCCCATCGAAGTCGCCATGACGGGCTTGCCCGGTTTGACCGAGCTGCGCTCGCTCAACAAGCCCGGCTTGTCGCTCATCACCTTGGTGTTCACCGACAGCACCAGCGTTTACTTTGCGCGTCAGTTGGTGATGGAGCGTTTGATGGAGGTGGGCCAGCGCTTGCCCGCAGGCATCACCCCTGTGTTGGGGCCCGTGTCTTCTGGCTTGGGTGAGGTGTATCAATACACGTTAGAACATACCAACGATGGCAACCGTGAACTGAGCGAAGAAGAGCTCACCCAACGCCGGGTGGTGCAAGACTGGGTGCTGCGCCCCTTGCTGCGATCGATTCCTGGCGTGGCCGAAATCAACTCGCAAGGTGGCTACGTCAAGCAGTACCACGTGCTGGTGAACCCCGAGCGTTTGCGCCATTACAAAATCAGTTTGTCAGAGGTGTACGACGCCGTGTCGCGCAACAACGCCAACTCTGGTGGTGGCGTGCTGCCCCAAGCGGCAGAACAATATTTGATTCGTGGCGTGGGCTTGATTCAAGGCGTGAACGACCTCGGCCAAATCGTGTTGAAAGAAATCAACGGCACGCCGGTTTACATGCGTGATGTGGCCGAAATCAAACTCGGTCACGATGTGCGCCAAGGCGCACTCATCAAAAACGGCACCACCGAAGCGGTGGGCGGCATTGTGATGATGATGACCGGTGGCAATGCCAAAGAAGTGGTGAGTCGCATCAAAACCCGTGTGAAAGAAATCAACGACCGCGGCATGTTGCCCAATGACTTGAAGGTGGTGCCCTACTACGACCGCTCAGAGCTGGTGGATGCCGCGCTGTGGACCGTCACCAAAGTGCTGATTGAAGGCGTGGTGTTGGTGGTGATTGTGTTGTTCTTGTTTTTGGGTGATGTGCGTTCCTCGCTCATCGTCGTGGCCACCTTGGTGCTGACGCCCTTGCTCACTTTCATGGCCATGAACAAGCTGGGCATCTCAGCCAACCTCATGTCGCTGGGAGGCTTGGCCATTGCGATTGGTTTGATGGTGGATGGTTCGGTGGTGGTGGTGGAGAACGCCTACGCCCGTTTGGGGCGTGCGGCCGAGTTGGGTGAAAGCAAAGTGCGCGGTATTTTGAATGCCGTGTTGGAAGTCGCCACACCCGTTATTTTTGGCGTGGGCATCATCATTTTGGTGTTCTTACCCTTGATGACTTTGCAAGGCATGGAAGGCAAGATGTTTGCCCCCCTCGCCTACACGATTGCCATTGCGCTGGCTGTGTCACTGGTGTTGTCCATGACTTTGTCGCCTGTGCTGTCCTCGTATTTGCTCAAGCCGCCAGTGGGCGATGGCGACCACGACACACCGCTCATCAAAGCGCTCAAGTCACGCTATTTGAAGTTGTTGGACTTGGCCATGTCCAACCAAAAACGCACGGTGCAGGTGTCGCTGGCCACGTTTGTATTGGCGGTGTTGATACTGCCCTTTTTGGGAACGGCGTTCATTCCTGAAATGAAAGAAGGCTCGGTGGTGCCCGGCATCAACCGCGTGCCCAATATTTCATTGAATGAATCCATCAAGATGGAAATGCAGGCCATGAAGTTGGTCATGACGGTGCCCGGCGTCAAATCTGCCATCTCAGGTTTGGGCCGTGGTGAATCGCCTGCGGATCCACAAAGCGTGAATGAATCCACGCCCATCGTCAGCTTGAAGCCCCGCAGCGAATGGCCTTCAGGCTGGGACCAAACCGACATCACCAACGCCATGAACGACAAGCTCAAGGTCTTGCCCGGCGTACAAATTGTGATGGCGCAGCCTATCTCTGACCGCGTGGACGAGATGGTCACCGGCGTGCGGTCAGACATCGCGGTGAAAGTGTTTGGCGACGATTTGGATGACCTCAAACGCATAGCCAACCAAATTGCCAAAGTGGCGCAAACCATTCAAGGTGCACAAGACTTGCGCGTGGAGCGCATCTCGGGTCAGCAGTATTTGCAAATTGACATTGACCGCCAAGCCATTGCACGCATGGGCCTGAATGTGTCTGATGTGAACGACATGATTGAAACCGCGATTGGCGGCAAAGTGGCGTCAGAGGTGTTTGAAGGCGAGCGCCGCTTCTCTGCCGTGGTGCGTTTGCCAGAACGGTTTCGCGACAACATTGAAGCCATCTCCAACATCATCCTCAACTCGGCGAATGGCGCCCAAGCCCGCTTGGCTGACATGGCCAAGATTCAGGTGCTGGATGGTCCAGCCCAAATTTCGCGTGAAATGGCCAAGCGCCGCATTGTGGTGGGCATCAACGTGAAAGACCGTGACTTGGGTAGCTTTGTGACAGAGCTGCAAGCCAAGGTGGGTGACAAGGTCAAATTGCCGGAAGGCTATTACTTGGAATGGGGCGGCCAGTTCCAAAACATGGAGCGCGCGCTGGGCCACTTGAAAGTGATCGTACCCATCACGGTGGCGGCCATTTTCTTTTTGCTGTTCTTGCTGTTCAATTCGGTCAAGTTCGCCACGCTGATCATCACAGTGCTGCCGTTTGCGTCGGTGGGTGGGGTGATTGGTTTGTTCATCTCCGGCGAATATTTGTCAGTGCCGGCCTCTGTGGGCTTCATTGCGCTGTGGGGCATTGCGGTGCTCAACGGTGTGGTGCTGGTGTCCTACATCCGCAGCTTGCGTGAAGGCGGCATGTCGGTCAAGGACGCGGTGCTCGAAGGCGCACGCCAGCGCTTCCGCCCCGTGATGATGACCGCCACGGTCGCCATGCTGGGCTTGATTCCATTTTTGATTTCAGATGGTCCCGGCTCAGAGGTGCAGCGCCCCTTGGCGATTGTGGTGATTGGTGGACTGATCACCTGTACCTTGCTGACCTTGGTGGTGGTGCCCACGATTTATCACTGGTTCGATGAAGCAGAACCCGAAGCTTGA
- a CDS encoding DUF6352 family protein: MTHSLWPTCGYSLLTPNEAGHLVVTDDFLRFLLERPELTPIASSCAAEVALHHSLVEQPRREVTAQELAELQDKDAADNYAVWLRFRQRITTLPTLEASYIALFKGEGVDVPPLLVQHITHILLCHVLGEAPTAMQARAAEMLMHTQKITVLEDGAVMAADDETVERHATQSGFGSIGELLKQGGIKLRSVDLDVLNEDNQDAYWPRSESFDWVVSLNRGQPALNALCEVMANWVQHFLGVQVRIQTEREINDDHWVWHVGLDAQASGVLNDLYQGKEVDAERMERLLCLFKLEFVEPNDMLAEVRGKPVYLAMAVDANQQLKLKPQNLLLNLPLAKRS, from the coding sequence ATGACACATTCTCTCTGGCCCACCTGCGGCTATTCGCTGCTCACGCCCAATGAGGCCGGCCACTTGGTGGTCACGGACGACTTTTTACGCTTTCTTTTAGAACGCCCTGAACTGACCCCCATTGCCAGCTCATGCGCCGCCGAAGTGGCGTTGCACCACAGCTTGGTAGAGCAACCACGCCGAGAAGTCACCGCGCAAGAACTGGCTGAGCTGCAAGACAAAGACGCCGCCGACAACTACGCCGTGTGGCTGCGCTTTCGCCAGCGCATCACCACGCTGCCCACCTTAGAAGCCAGCTACATCGCCTTGTTCAAAGGCGAGGGCGTGGACGTACCACCGCTGCTGGTGCAACACATCACCCACATCTTGTTGTGCCATGTTTTGGGCGAAGCGCCCACAGCCATGCAAGCACGCGCGGCCGAGATGCTGATGCACACCCAAAAAATCACCGTGCTGGAAGACGGTGCAGTGATGGCAGCAGATGATGAAACGGTTGAGCGCCACGCCACACAAAGCGGCTTTGGCTCGATTGGTGAGCTGCTCAAACAAGGCGGCATCAAACTGCGCAGCGTGGACTTGGATGTGCTCAACGAGGACAACCAAGACGCGTATTGGCCCCGTAGCGAAAGCTTTGACTGGGTGGTGAGCCTCAACCGTGGTCAGCCCGCTTTGAATGCGCTGTGTGAGGTGATGGCCAACTGGGTGCAACACTTCTTAGGTGTACAAGTGCGCATCCAAACCGAGCGCGAAATCAACGACGACCACTGGGTGTGGCATGTGGGCCTAGATGCCCAAGCCAGCGGTGTGTTGAACGACCTCTACCAAGGCAAAGAGGTGGATGCTGAACGCATGGAGCGTTTGCTGTGTTTGTTCAAGTTGGAGTTTGTTGAGCCCAACGACATGCTGGCTGAGGTGCGTGGCAAGCCAGTCTATTTGGCGATGGCGGTAGATGCCAACCAGCAGCTCAAGCTCAAGCCGCAAAATTTACTGCTGAATTTGCCTTTGGCTAAGCGTTCATGA
- the guaA gene encoding glutamine-hydrolyzing GMP synthase gives MSHQKILILDFGSQVTQLIARRVREAHVFCEVHPCDVTSDWVREYAKDGNLKGIILSGSHASVYEVDDRAPDAVFELGLPVLGICYGMQTMATQLGGKVEAGTTREFGYAEVRAHGHTSLLKDIEDFNTPEGHGMLKVWMSHGDKVTQLPEGFKVMASTPACPIAGMADEARKFYAVQFHPEVTHTVQGQALLNRFVLDICGTRPDWIMGDYIEEAVAAIRKQVGDEEVILGLSGGVDSSVAAALIHRAIGDKLTCVFVDHGLLRLNEGDMVMDMFVGKLHAHVIRVDASDLFLGKLAGVSEPEAKRKIIGGLFVDVFKEQAAKLKAGDGGHKGATFLAQGTIYPDVIESGGAKSKKAVTIKSHHNVGGLPEQLGLKLLEPLRELFKDEVRELGVALGLPHDMVYRHPFPGPGLGVRILGEVKKEYADLLRRADAIFIEELHNFTDEATGKSWYALTSQAFTVFLPVKSVGVMGDGRTYDYVVALRAVQTSDFMTADWAELPYALLKKVSGRIINEVRGINRVTYDVSSKPPATIEWE, from the coding sequence ATGTCGCACCAAAAAATCCTCATCCTCGATTTCGGCTCTCAAGTCACCCAACTCATCGCTCGCCGCGTGCGCGAAGCCCATGTGTTTTGTGAAGTCCATCCTTGCGACGTGACCAGCGACTGGGTGCGCGAGTACGCCAAAGACGGCAACCTGAAGGGCATCATCCTGTCGGGCAGCCACGCCAGCGTGTACGAGGTAGACGACCGCGCCCCTGACGCCGTGTTTGAGCTGGGTTTGCCCGTGTTGGGCATTTGCTACGGCATGCAAACCATGGCCACCCAGCTGGGAGGCAAGGTGGAGGCGGGCACCACACGCGAATTTGGCTACGCCGAAGTGCGCGCCCACGGCCACACATCGTTGCTGAAAGATATTGAAGACTTCAACACGCCCGAAGGCCACGGCATGCTGAAAGTGTGGATGAGCCACGGCGACAAAGTGACCCAGCTGCCTGAAGGCTTCAAGGTCATGGCCTCGACACCAGCTTGCCCCATCGCCGGTATGGCCGACGAGGCGCGCAAGTTTTACGCGGTGCAGTTCCACCCCGAAGTCACGCACACGGTGCAAGGGCAAGCCTTGTTGAACCGATTTGTGCTGGATATTTGCGGCACACGCCCCGACTGGATCATGGGTGACTACATCGAAGAAGCGGTGGCTGCGATTCGCAAACAAGTGGGTGACGAAGAAGTTATCTTGGGCCTGTCGGGTGGTGTGGATTCGTCCGTGGCCGCAGCCCTGATTCACCGTGCCATTGGCGACAAACTCACTTGCGTGTTTGTGGACCACGGCTTGTTGCGCCTGAACGAAGGCGACATGGTGATGGACATGTTTGTGGGCAAGCTGCACGCGCACGTCATTCGTGTGGATGCCAGCGACCTGTTCTTGGGCAAATTGGCGGGCGTGAGCGAGCCAGAGGCCAAACGCAAAATCATCGGCGGCTTGTTTGTGGACGTGTTCAAAGAACAAGCGGCCAAGCTCAAAGCGGGCGATGGTGGGCATAAAGGCGCTACCTTCTTGGCCCAAGGCACGATTTACCCCGACGTGATTGAAAGCGGCGGCGCCAAGAGCAAAAAAGCCGTCACCATCAAGAGCCACCACAACGTGGGCGGCTTGCCTGAGCAATTGGGCTTGAAGCTCTTGGAGCCATTGCGCGAATTGTTCAAAGACGAAGTGCGCGAATTGGGCGTGGCCTTGGGTCTGCCACACGACATGGTGTACCGCCATCCATTCCCAGGTCCAGGCTTGGGCGTGCGCATTTTGGGTGAAGTGAAAAAGGAATACGCCGACTTGCTGCGCCGTGCCGACGCCATCTTCATTGAAGAACTGCACAACTTCACAGACGAAGCCACAGGCAAATCTTGGTACGCCTTGACCAGCCAAGCCTTCACCGTGTTCTTGCCCGTCAAGAGCGTGGGCGTGATGGGCGATGGCCGCACGTATGACTACGTGGTGGCCTTGCGCGCCGTGCAAACCAGCGACTTCATGACCGCAGACTGGGCCGAGTTGCCTTATGCGTTGCTCAAGAAAGTGTCGGGCCGCATCATCAACGAAGTGCGTGGCATCAACCGAGTGACCTACGACGTGTCCTCAAAACCACCGGCCACAATCGAGTGGGAGTAG
- a CDS encoding TolC family protein yields the protein MMFNQSPALRGASNAVDAARAAVDTARTIPNPQIEVMNGTRKPRPDSTTGAVNGNVKSISITQDLDMPWHRFPRVDGALAGYSAAQANEQSFRADMRAQLRLRYYDLVRRTAENRVAAEDVKLMEGIHKRIALQVETGEKARFELVKANAELLNAQKMQESAGLRVRQARGALRALVGLQLPESFEVQEQTHTFAPPSPLNEVRDEVLKTNPELQRTRAERQQLDRKLSEEKALRFPKFALRADQDQDPEWRSKRIGVAMNLPLWDWRGGPVGEAAAKLSQTDNQLAYQEFSLLQSLEAAYQQYDIANAQVVALEGGIVRHAANALRIAELAYKAGEKSFLDVMDAQRVYRAARNELITAQFELAGAWAEIERLRASAQ from the coding sequence ATGATGTTCAACCAAAGCCCTGCCTTGCGTGGGGCAAGCAATGCGGTCGATGCGGCACGCGCCGCAGTGGACACAGCACGCACGATACCGAACCCACAAATTGAAGTGATGAATGGCACGCGCAAGCCACGCCCAGACAGCACGACTGGCGCTGTCAATGGCAATGTCAAATCCATCAGCATCACCCAAGACTTGGACATGCCTTGGCATCGTTTTCCACGTGTGGACGGCGCGTTAGCTGGCTACTCCGCGGCACAAGCCAACGAACAATCGTTCAGGGCTGACATGCGTGCCCAGTTGCGCTTGCGTTACTACGATTTGGTGCGCCGCACAGCTGAAAACCGCGTAGCGGCAGAAGACGTGAAGTTGATGGAAGGCATCCACAAACGCATAGCCCTGCAAGTGGAAACGGGCGAGAAGGCACGGTTTGAACTGGTCAAAGCCAACGCCGAATTGCTGAACGCGCAAAAAATGCAAGAGTCTGCAGGCTTGCGTGTGCGTCAAGCACGTGGCGCCTTACGCGCCTTGGTGGGCCTGCAATTGCCCGAGAGCTTTGAAGTACAAGAGCAAACCCACACCTTTGCCCCCCCCTCTCCCCTCAACGAAGTACGTGACGAAGTGCTGAAAACCAACCCAGAACTGCAACGCACACGCGCAGAACGACAACAACTCGATCGCAAGCTGAGCGAAGAAAAAGCTTTGCGCTTTCCTAAATTTGCGCTGCGTGCAGATCAGGACCAAGATCCTGAGTGGCGCAGCAAACGCATCGGCGTGGCGATGAATCTCCCACTGTGGGACTGGCGTGGAGGCCCTGTGGGGGAAGCTGCCGCCAAGCTCTCGCAAACAGACAACCAGCTGGCCTATCAAGAATTTTCACTGCTGCAATCGCTTGAAGCGGCTTACCAGCAATACGACATTGCCAATGCCCAAGTGGTGGCACTGGAAGGCGGCATCGTGCGCCATGCAGCCAACGCACTGCGCATCGCAGAGTTGGCCTACAAAGCGGGAGAGAAGAGCTTTCTTGACGTGATGGATGCACAGCGCGTGTACCGCGCTGCACGTAACGAACTCATCACTGCACAGTTTGAACTGGCAGGGGCATGGGCCGAAATTGAACGCCTGCGCGCAAGTGCCCAATAA
- the guaB gene encoding IMP dehydrogenase, producing MRLLGKALTFDDVLLVPAFSQVLPKDTSLATQFTRNIRLNLPLVSAAMDTVTEARLAIAIAQEGGIGIVHKNLTAQEQAAQVAKVKRYESGVLRDPVVITPETTVRQVMALSEELGVSGFPVCDGGKVVGIVTGRDLRFETRYDQRVSEIMTPRERLITVPEGTTPEQAKHLLNKHKLERLLVVNDAFELKGLITVKDITKQLNFPNAARDAAGKLRVGAAVGVGEGTEERVEALSRAGVDAIVVDTAHGHSKGVIERVRWVKQNYPHIEVIGGNIATGAAALALVEAGADGVKVGIGPGSICTTRIVAGVGVPQIMAVDSVATALKGTGVPLIADGGIRYSGDIAKAIAAGAGTVMMGGMFAGTEEAPGEIVLFQGRSYKSYRGMGSIGAMQQGSADRYFQESSTGNPNADKLVPEGIEGRVPYKGSVVSIIYQMAGGLRASMGYCGCATIEAMHEESQFVEITAAGIRESHVHDVQITKEAPNYRAE from the coding sequence ATGCGCCTTCTCGGCAAAGCCCTCACCTTCGACGACGTGTTGTTGGTGCCAGCCTTCTCCCAAGTCCTGCCCAAGGACACGTCGCTTGCGACCCAATTCACCCGCAACATTCGCCTGAACTTGCCCTTGGTCTCTGCGGCCATGGACACCGTGACCGAAGCGCGTCTGGCCATTGCCATCGCGCAAGAAGGCGGCATTGGCATCGTGCACAAAAACCTCACCGCGCAAGAGCAAGCGGCCCAAGTGGCCAAGGTCAAGCGCTATGAATCCGGCGTGTTGCGCGACCCTGTGGTCATCACCCCCGAAACCACCGTGCGCCAAGTCATGGCGCTGTCTGAAGAGCTGGGCGTGTCTGGCTTCCCCGTGTGCGACGGCGGCAAAGTGGTGGGTATCGTCACCGGCCGCGATTTGCGCTTTGAGACCCGCTACGACCAACGTGTCAGCGAAATCATGACGCCGCGTGAGCGCCTGATCACCGTGCCCGAAGGCACCACGCCTGAGCAAGCCAAGCATTTGTTGAACAAGCACAAGCTGGAACGCTTGCTGGTCGTCAACGACGCGTTTGAGCTGAAGGGCCTCATCACCGTCAAAGACATCACCAAACAACTCAACTTCCCCAATGCCGCACGCGACGCCGCAGGCAAGCTGCGCGTGGGCGCGGCTGTGGGTGTGGGTGAGGGCACTGAAGAACGTGTCGAGGCACTGTCTCGCGCTGGTGTGGACGCCATCGTGGTCGACACCGCACACGGCCACAGCAAAGGCGTGATCGAGCGCGTGCGTTGGGTCAAACAAAACTACCCCCACATCGAAGTCATCGGCGGCAACATCGCCACGGGCGCTGCGGCTTTGGCCTTGGTTGAGGCGGGCGCGGACGGCGTCAAGGTCGGCATTGGCCCCGGGTCGATTTGCACCACCCGCATCGTGGCGGGCGTGGGCGTGCCGCAAATCATGGCGGTGGACAGCGTGGCCACGGCCCTCAAAGGCACGGGCGTTCCCCTGATCGCTGACGGCGGTATCCGCTACAGCGGCGACATCGCCAAAGCGATTGCCGCAGGCGCAGGCACCGTGATGATGGGCGGCATGTTTGCCGGCACCGAAGAGGCCCCCGGAGAAATCGTGTTGTTCCAGGGCCGTAGCTACAAAAGCTACCGCGGCATGGGCTCCATAGGTGCCATGCAGCAAGGCAGTGCAGACCGCTACTTCCAGGAGTCGAGCACCGGCAACCCCAACGCCGACAAACTGGTGCCCGAAGGCATCGAAGGCCGCGTGCCCTACAAAGGCTCGGTCGTCTCCATCATTTATCAGATGGCCGGCGGCTTGCGCGCCAGCATGGGTTACTGCGGCTGCGCCACCATCGAAGCCATGCACGAAGAGTCTCAGTTCGTGGAAATCACGGCTGCGGGCATTCGTGAAAGCCATGTGCACGACGTGCAGATCACCAAAGAAGCGCCGAACTACCGCGCCGAATAA
- a CDS encoding P-II family nitrogen regulator: MKEIKAIIRPSKLPTLREKLRSLPGFPGMTVSKAEGCSAPSLHTPTNLKEELTDYTPKVRIEIVSPDEMCDSIVDLIVHTAQIGQIGDGLVWVTDITRAVFLYKSVAGPIERP; this comes from the coding sequence ATGAAAGAAATCAAAGCCATCATTCGCCCCTCTAAGCTACCCACTTTGCGTGAAAAGTTGCGTAGCCTGCCCGGCTTTCCGGGCATGACGGTGAGCAAGGCCGAAGGCTGCTCGGCCCCTAGCTTGCACACGCCAACCAACTTGAAAGAAGAGCTGACCGACTACACGCCGAAGGTGCGTATTGAAATTGTGTCGCCCGACGAGATGTGCGACAGCATCGTGGACTTGATTGTTCACACCGCACAGATCGGGCAAATTGGCGATGGTCTGGTGTGGGTCACCGACATCACGCGTGCGGTGTTTTTGTACAAGTCGGTAGCTGGGCCTATCGAGAGGCCTTAA
- a CDS encoding RnfH family protein, with protein MSTLNTPIHITVMYSPAPRVVHERLLSLSAGVTVMQALQQSGLLAECPEIDLSQPDVFTVCIWGKKTTPTHVLRDLDRIEIFRPLTVDPKVARRERFQKQGTSRAGLFSKRRAGAKPGY; from the coding sequence GTGAGTACCCTCAACACGCCCATTCACATCACCGTGATGTATTCGCCCGCACCCCGTGTGGTGCATGAGCGTCTGCTGTCACTCAGCGCTGGCGTGACGGTGATGCAAGCCTTGCAACAAAGCGGCTTGCTGGCTGAATGCCCAGAGATTGATTTAAGCCAACCCGATGTTTTCACCGTGTGCATTTGGGGCAAGAAGACCACGCCTACCCATGTGCTGCGCGATTTAGACCGCATAGAAATTTTCCGTCCACTGACCGTTGACCCCAAAGTTGCGAGACGTGAGCGTTTCCAAAAACAAGGCACCAGCCGCGCAGGCTTGTTCTCTAAGCGCCGCGCGGGCGCAAAGCCCGGCTACTAA
- a CDS encoding efflux RND transporter periplasmic adaptor subunit, whose product MHFNHLTLRTLTGVLLCSVLALSACKKATVQEATSTESDAMRVFAPESLKAQIQVAEVVSHELSDTLRVAGQIDFDEQALTRIGASVTGRVTQIHAQLGHVVNKGDTLALINSSELSGSQLAYLKARSEKELHRRNVERAKTLFDADVISAAELQRRENEYEIASAETRAAQDQLRVLGVSAKAIERLASTGTIDSVASVVATIKGVVVERKIAAGQVVQPSDVLFAVADLSRVWAVAQVPEQQVSQVKVGQSVSIEVPALANEKLVGKLIYVGQTVNPDTRTVLVRTELDNTSGRLKPSMLASMLIESAPVPRVVVPITAVVRQDEVDHVFVEESNNYFRLIPVKLAAEQNGQRVVLEGLKPGMRIVSEGAFHLNNHRNLAEMENGG is encoded by the coding sequence ATGCATTTCAACCATCTCACATTGCGCACGCTGACAGGCGTGCTGTTGTGTAGCGTCTTGGCTTTGTCGGCTTGTAAAAAAGCCACGGTGCAAGAAGCCACCAGTACCGAGAGCGATGCCATGCGCGTGTTTGCGCCTGAAAGCTTGAAAGCGCAAATTCAAGTCGCTGAAGTGGTCAGCCACGAGTTGTCTGACACGCTGCGCGTGGCGGGCCAAATTGACTTTGATGAACAAGCCCTCACCCGCATTGGCGCCAGTGTCACAGGCCGTGTGACTCAAATTCATGCACAGCTGGGCCACGTGGTGAACAAGGGCGACACACTGGCCTTGATCAACAGCAGTGAACTCTCTGGTTCTCAGCTGGCTTACCTCAAAGCACGCTCAGAAAAAGAGCTGCATCGCCGCAATGTGGAGCGCGCCAAAACGCTGTTTGACGCAGACGTCATCAGCGCAGCCGAACTACAACGTCGTGAAAACGAATACGAAATTGCCTCGGCAGAAACGCGCGCAGCCCAAGATCAATTGCGCGTGCTGGGCGTGAGCGCCAAAGCCATCGAGCGTCTGGCATCAACCGGCACCATCGACTCTGTGGCCAGCGTGGTGGCCACCATCAAAGGCGTGGTGGTTGAGCGAAAAATCGCAGCCGGCCAAGTGGTGCAGCCGTCAGATGTGTTGTTTGCTGTTGCCGACTTGAGCCGTGTGTGGGCCGTGGCCCAAGTGCCCGAGCAGCAAGTGAGCCAAGTCAAAGTGGGTCAATCGGTCAGCATTGAAGTGCCCGCATTGGCCAACGAAAAACTGGTGGGCAAACTCATTTATGTGGGCCAAACCGTCAATCCGGATACCCGCACCGTACTGGTTCGCACCGAGTTAGACAACACCAGTGGTCGCCTCAAGCCATCCATGCTGGCCTCCATGCTGATCGAGTCCGCACCTGTGCCGCGCGTGGTGGTGCCCATCACAGCGGTGGTTCGACAAGACGAGGTGGACCATGTGTTTGTGGAAGAGTCCAACAACTACTTCCGCCTCATACCCGTCAAACTCGCCGCCGAACAAAACGGCCAGCGCGTGGTGTTGGAAGGCCTCAAGCCAGGCATGCGCATCGTCTCAGAAGGTGCGTTCCATTTGAACAACCATCGCAATCTCGCTGAGATGGAAAACGGGGGCTAA